In one window of Poriferisphaera corsica DNA:
- the metG gene encoding methionine--tRNA ligase yields the protein MNQDKNTYYVTTPIYYVNGEPHIGHVYSTLIADVMARYNRLLGKDTFFLTGTDEHATKVVDTAAEQGFTTQQWADKNADAFKATFNRLGMSNDDFIRTSEDRHKIKVTKYVKQLLDSGDVYLGEYEGWYDAGQEEYVPENKAKEYDFKSPVNGKPLVRKTEENYFFKLSKYQGELLKLLESGEVVNGYEFDVQPAARKNEIVARIKDGLHDVPMTRTGMTDWGITIPGDEEHTIYVWVDALFNYLSAVDTDERAKYWPADVHIMAKDILWFHAAIWPALMMALEKPLPKVVYAHSFFISEGQKMSKSLGNFIDLKKIDHYVDTFGLDALRWFLATKGPIGATDSDFSEARFIEAYNSDLANTFGNCGSRISNMIGKYFDGKCPEHGPHVPLSEEYNDIAEQCLGKYKAAMDSLHIEKAAGAALEIVRAIDNYIERTAPFKLAKDPEKMPEVGTILYNCTEALRVASVLLWPLIPNKVEVFWGRIGFADYGKALADNGIGKLDQWAMWGHLQPGTEIQKGDPLFMRYQVPRK from the coding sequence ATGAATCAGGACAAGAACACCTATTACGTCACCACACCCATCTACTACGTCAATGGCGAGCCGCATATCGGGCACGTCTACTCAACGCTGATTGCCGACGTTATGGCCCGTTACAACCGCCTACTCGGGAAAGATACCTTCTTCCTCACCGGCACCGACGAACACGCAACCAAAGTCGTCGATACTGCTGCAGAGCAAGGATTTACAACACAGCAATGGGCCGACAAGAACGCCGATGCGTTCAAGGCAACCTTTAATCGACTTGGCATGTCCAACGATGATTTCATTCGCACCAGCGAAGATCGCCATAAAATCAAAGTCACCAAATACGTCAAGCAACTGCTCGACTCGGGTGATGTCTATCTCGGCGAGTACGAAGGCTGGTACGACGCGGGACAGGAAGAATATGTTCCTGAAAACAAAGCCAAAGAATACGACTTCAAATCCCCGGTCAATGGCAAACCGCTGGTTCGCAAAACCGAAGAAAATTACTTCTTCAAGCTGAGCAAGTATCAGGGCGAGCTTCTGAAACTTCTTGAAAGTGGCGAAGTAGTCAATGGTTATGAATTTGATGTGCAGCCGGCAGCGCGTAAGAACGAGATTGTCGCTCGCATCAAGGACGGCCTGCACGACGTCCCTATGACCCGTACCGGCATGACCGATTGGGGGATCACAATCCCCGGCGATGAAGAGCACACGATCTATGTCTGGGTCGATGCGCTGTTTAACTATTTGTCTGCTGTGGATACGGATGAGCGGGCAAAATATTGGCCGGCGGACGTTCACATCATGGCAAAGGATATCCTTTGGTTCCATGCCGCGATTTGGCCGGCGCTCATGATGGCACTCGAAAAGCCTTTGCCGAAGGTGGTTTACGCTCACAGCTTCTTCATCAGTGAAGGCCAAAAGATGAGTAAGTCACTTGGTAACTTCATCGATCTGAAGAAAATCGATCACTATGTCGATACCTTTGGCTTGGATGCGCTTCGCTGGTTCCTCGCAACGAAGGGGCCGATTGGGGCGACCGATTCCGACTTCTCTGAAGCACGCTTTATTGAGGCATATAACAGCGATTTGGCAAACACGTTTGGGAACTGCGGCTCACGTATCTCGAACATGATCGGTAAATACTTCGATGGGAAATGTCCGGAGCATGGCCCACACGTACCGTTGTCAGAGGAATATAACGATATTGCTGAACAATGTTTAGGTAAATACAAGGCAGCGATGGATAGCTTGCATATCGAGAAGGCGGCGGGTGCGGCGCTGGAAATCGTGCGGGCGATCGACAACTACATCGAGCGAACAGCACCTTTTAAGTTGGCGAAGGATCCAGAGAAGATGCCTGAAGTGGGAACGATTTTGTACAACTGTACTGAGGCATTACGCGTCGCATCGGTGCTACTCTGGCCGTTGATCCCGAATAAGGTTGAAGTGTTCTGGGGCCGCATTGGTTTTGCGGATTACGGCAAAGCTTTGGCTGACAATGGGATAGGCAAGTTGGATCAGTGGGCGATGTGGGGTCACCTGCAGCCGGGCACGGAGATCCAGAAGGGTGATCCACTGTTCATGCGATATCAGGTTCCCCGGAAGTAA